The genomic stretch GAAAATCAGATTGCTTTCGCAATGGGCTACTGCTAAAATTCCCATTGCAGCGGTGTTGATGGTCAGGTCTTCGTTATTTTTGTTTTTGTAGGTGATTGTATATGCTTTTAGTTTTACCCTGCGAAATAGATTGACCAGTTGCGAAAATCTGGTTCTTATTCCGTCTACAAAACCAGTCGATCCGTTTGAGTACAATATACTTAGGGAGTTGCCCACTACCAGTGAATTGAAGGTCAGCTCTTTATTCACCTGCATGAGATCCATTTTGGGTATGTCCTCAGCTTCTTGGATCTCTTCCCAGGCCTTTTCAAAACTGGAGCTGATTCCAAATCCCTTTTTTCCGCCCACCATTTTAGGATGTGGGAGGATCCCCACATTTACCTCGCTCCCTTTTAGTTTCTCAAATAATTCTTTAAGCTGAGAATCTGGTAAGGAGCAGGCTAGCCAGTGCCCACGTGAATAATGAGCTACAGAAAGTTTTGTAAACGAGACATGCTCATCAGGCTTCGGGTCAAGTCTTCCCAAAAGCTCTTCCAGTTTTTCCTGTTCCGTTTCCGGGTCATATACAAAAGTGATTTGCTTCATGTTGGGTTTTTATATTAACCAAAGGTTGATGGTCTCATCAAAGACATAATTCGAGGGGACAAGGTCGGCTACCGGGAAGTTAATGGGCATTAGAAGTTATTCCATACGCTCACTCATTTCCCTCAATCGATCTATGCAATGATCCAATGATCTGTAATGGTGATAGATTCCTTTCCAGATATTTCCTTTTCCAACGGTTTTCAGTTCGGGTTGTTTGTCCAGCCCTCCAGAATACCAATCTCCATGCTCATGGTCAATAAGGTAAGTGTCGGTGTACTTCCACAGTTGTTCAAACTTTCCGTAATAGTTGCGAAAGTCATCCGGGTAAAGCTCAGCCATCAGCAACAATGCGTTCATCCCTTCTGCCTGCGCCCACCAGTTTTTGGTGTCATGTGTTACACGATAACCATTTCTGAAATAATACCCTTCATCATAAAAGCCACCTACAGCTTCGTCCCAGCCATTTTCCAGGGCATGATCTATCATTTTTTTGGCAACCTTGTGCGTGGTACTGTCATTTTTCCGGCCTAAAGCCTCTGAGGCTTCTATCATCAAAAAGCCTGTCTCCACGTCGTGACCGAAGGACACATGATCAAGTAGATGATGTGCAGCAATAATTTCTTCTGTAGAATCCACAAACGTAATAGGCTTCCATTCTGGACTAAGAAAAAGCGTCAAATATCCCTTATCAGTCACGATTTGATCCCGTATCAACAGCAGTATTTCTTCCAGCCTTCTCTTTACAATTGGTTCCGGCCAGACCAGGTATAATTCAGTGAAGGCTTCCAGCAAATGGATGGAACTGTTCTGGTCTTTGTAGCCAAGGTCGGAAGTCGATGGAGTTTCGAGAGGTCTGGAAATGGGTGTGCCATTTGGATTCAAATGCTGATAATATCCCCCGTTGATAGAATCATGTGCATGGTTTTCCAGCCAATAAAAAGCTTCCTTTGCTAGTTTCAAAGCAGCTTCATCCTTCGATGCATTGTAATAAGCGGCTAGCGCAAAGATCCCAAACGCATTTCCATAGGCAGTTTTCATAGGATCACCGATCTGGTTTCCTTGCTTGTCCACCAGCCAATGAAATCCACCGTATTCATAATCCCACATTTGGTCCCTTAGAAATATAAAGCCCTGTTCCGCGCCCTGTTTATAGTAATCGACTTCTGGATACTTTAGGGAAGCTTTGGCGTTTGTCCAGAGGTGGCGGGATTGGGTTACAATCATTTTTTCCTGTTTGTCTCCAGGAATGAAGTTATAGGAGAAATTGCTCAGAAATCCTCCATCTACGGTATCTATAGCTTGAGGGTACCATTTGTCAAGCACCTCGGTTTTGAGATGCTCTTCCATCTGATTAGCGAGAATTTCTTTTGGATTCTCTTCTTTTTCTGGAGGACTGCAGGCAATTAAAATTGAAAGAAGAAGAACTGAATAAAACCTTGATGACATAGGGGGAATATTATTTTTAAAAAAAAAATGATGAACTTGAACAACTTCAGACAAATGTCGTTAAATTTATGACAGTTGTATTTAATCTGACAGATGTGCCATGACTCAATTTACTATTTTTGATCCAGAAGTAGCTTATAACACCACAGACGATAAGTTTATAAATGACGTAATCTCTCTGATTAGGCAAGGTGTTTCTTTTGAGGATTTTGATAAGTTTGCCTCCAAAAGTACATTTTCTAATGAAGAATGGGCGGCGTATTTACATATCTCTGAGCGTACCATGCAGCGATACCAAAAAGAGCAAAAGTCTTTTGACTCCTTACAGTCAGAAAAGATAGTTGAAATTGCGTTACTTCAAAAGCGAGGAGTGGAGGTGTTCGGGGAAAAGTCAAAATTTCAAACTTGGCTTGATACTCCTTCTATAGCTTTGGGCGGTTTACTGCCAAAATCTTTTCTTGATAGCAGTTTTGGGATCACTCTTTTGAAGGACGAGTTGACTAGAATCGAGCATGGTGTTTTAGCATGAAAATTTACCGACTTACCAAAAGCAAGTATGCGTTCGATTTGTCAGGAAAAGGAGCTGAATTGGCGGGCGGAAGATGGAACAGCAAAGGAAAGGCTGTGCTTTACACCAGCCAATCCCGTGCGCTTTGCACCGCTGAAATAGCTGTACACACCCC from Algoriphagus sp. NG3 encodes the following:
- a CDS encoding antitoxin Xre-like helix-turn-helix domain-containing protein, producing the protein MTQFTIFDPEVAYNTTDDKFINDVISLIRQGVSFEDFDKFASKSTFSNEEWAAYLHISERTMQRYQKEQKSFDSLQSEKIVEIALLQKRGVEVFGEKSKFQTWLDTPSIALGGLLPKSFLDSSFGITLLKDELTRIEHGVLA
- a CDS encoding AGE family epimerase/isomerase produces the protein MSSRFYSVLLLSILIACSPPEKEENPKEILANQMEEHLKTEVLDKWYPQAIDTVDGGFLSNFSYNFIPGDKQEKMIVTQSRHLWTNAKASLKYPEVDYYKQGAEQGFIFLRDQMWDYEYGGFHWLVDKQGNQIGDPMKTAYGNAFGIFALAAYYNASKDEAALKLAKEAFYWLENHAHDSINGGYYQHLNPNGTPISRPLETPSTSDLGYKDQNSSIHLLEAFTELYLVWPEPIVKRRLEEILLLIRDQIVTDKGYLTLFLSPEWKPITFVDSTEEIIAAHHLLDHVSFGHDVETGFLMIEASEALGRKNDSTTHKVAKKMIDHALENGWDEAVGGFYDEGYYFRNGYRVTHDTKNWWAQAEGMNALLLMAELYPDDFRNYYGKFEQLWKYTDTYLIDHEHGDWYSGGLDKQPELKTVGKGNIWKGIYHHYRSLDHCIDRLREMSERME